The window ATCAAATATATCAGCATTGAAGGGGCCGACAAACTTGCGGTAACCGCGAACTCAAGGCCCCTTAAATACGGCTTCCTCACCGGCACTACCACCGAGGCTTTGGTGTCCGCTGCCATCAGGATCGACTTCGAACCTGTGGCAGTTGCCAATTACAATGATGCGTACCAGAAACTTGTCATCAAGGAAATAGACGCCCTCTTTATGGACGAGACCGTCGAAGGGATCTTCTCGCTCTACGGCAATCTCATGATCGAAGATTTTTCGCCCCTCACGTACAACAGGGTTTCCATGGCTACCAGGGATCCCAAACTCGAACCTATTGTCTCAGTGGTTCAAAAATATCTCCTTGCCGCCGGGACTTACCGTTTTGTTCACATGTACGAGCAGGGGAACCAGGACTATCTCAAGTACAATCTTATGAACCGCCTTAGTACAGAAGAACGGGCGTACCTTGATGTTCATCGGGATCCGGAAAATTCCATTCCGGTTTCCATAGAATCTGATAATTATCCCATGAGTTTTTACAATACCAAGGAAAACGAGTGGCAGGGCATTGCGGTAGATCTGCTTGTGGAAGTTGAAAAGCTCACGGGTCTGCATTTTTCCTACTCAAATAACCAGAGCGCCGATGTGGATGAAGTATTGGGAATGCTGCGGGACGATAAGGTTTCCATGACCCTGGAGCTGATCCGTTCCACTTCCCGGGAGAACCTTTACCTTTTTGGGGATGCTCCCTATCTTGTAGATTATTACACGCTGATTTCGCCCACCGATTTTCCCGGCATCACGCTGAGTGATGTGCCTTACCATCAGGTGGGCCTCATCAAGGGAACAGCCTACGCCGAGATCTTCCACGAAATGTTTCCGCATCATACCAACACTGTTGAATTCGCAAACCGTACAGACGCCATCGCGGCCCTTGAGAAAGGGGATTTGAAACTCCTCATGGGTACGAGGAATCTCCTTCTCAATATCACCAATTACATGGAACGGACTGGCTACAACGCAAATCTGGTACTGCGCCGCCCCTATGAATCTTTTCTTGGCTTCAGCAGGAACGAGACGCTCCTTTGTTCCATACTCAGCAAGTCCCAAAGCTTGATTGATACCGGGCGCCTGGTTGATAACTGGACCCGCAGGGTCTTTGATTATTCGGGCGCACTGGCCAGGGCCCAGCAGCCCTGGTTTATCGGTGCTTCCCTCCTTATGGCTATAGTGCTTGCCCTGGTTATCATGATGCTCCTGCGGAACAGGCAAATGGCCGCGAGCCTTGAGCGTACTGTTGCAGAACGTACCCATGAACTGCGTGAACGTTCGGTCGAACTGGAGATCCAGACCAAGGCCGCCCAGGTGGCTTCCCAGGCCAAGGGCGAATTCCTGGCCCGTATGAGCCACGAGATCCGTACCCCTCTCAACGCCATCATAGGCATGACCGAGATTGCCCGCCGGGCCCGGGATATGGAGAAAAAGGATCATTCCCTCGAAGAGATAGCTGTCGCCTCTGATCATCTTTTAGGTATACTTAACGATGTGCTGGATATGTCCAAGATCGAGAGCGGGAAATTCGCCATAGTCCATGATGCTTTCGATCTCCAGGAAGCCATGGAAGAAGTGGCCAATATCATCGTGCAGCGCTGCATAGATAAAAAGATCCAATTCGAGACTGAATTTCAGGGCCTTGAGCGCATCGCAGTCATGGGCGACAAGCTCAGGCTCAAGCAGGTGCTTATTAACCTTTTGGGAAACGCCGTGAAGTTCACCCCTGAACAGGGAAAAGTGGTTTTCCATGTTTCGGGAGGCGAAAACAATGGGGGCAAAATCCGCATACTCTTCAAAACAGAGGACACAGGTATAGGCATGACAGAGGTTCAGATGGGGAAACTCTTCACCGCCTTTGAGCAGGCCGACAGCTCCATCTCAGTCCGTTTCGGCGGTACAGGCCTGGGCCTCGCCATAAGCCAGAATATGGTCAAGCTCATGGGCGGCCTCATCACCGTGAAAAGCACACCGGGATTAGGCTCTGTTTTTGAATTCATCCTGGATATGGAAACAACTGCTTACAAAATGGAGCGGCATGGTCCTCTCAAACCCGAAGAGCGGAACTTCGCCGGCAAGCATATACTCCTCACCGAGGACATAGATATCAACAGGGAAATCATAAAGGAGCTCCTTGCAGACACGGATGTTGAAATCCACGAAGCCGAAGACGGCGCCAAGGCCCTGGGCATTTTCTCAGCCTCGCCTGTGGGCTTCTACGATTTGATCTTTATGGACGTGCAAATGCCCAACATGGACGGCTACGAAGCCGCAGGCCGTATCCGCAGCCTCGAACGCGAAGACGCCAAAATTGTTCCCATCATTGCCATGACCGCCAACGCCTACAAAGAGGATATAGACAAAGCCCTGGCCTCGGGC is drawn from Leadbettera azotonutricia ZAS-9 and contains these coding sequences:
- a CDS encoding ATP-binding protein, encoding MKCFFRRAGKVFLVLVPIFILFSCAKLGKVKTAQVFGEYERYQDIPGVTSEEIAAIEVLKRSTSIFTYGMTMSTECFRGDIRGEYNVTQGFSAQVCTWLTDLFGVRFRPVIYGWDALLKGLESRDISFSGEISASLRDSGEYFMTDSIAERRIKYISIEGADKLAVTANSRPLKYGFLTGTTTEALVSAAIRIDFEPVAVANYNDAYQKLVIKEIDALFMDETVEGIFSLYGNLMIEDFSPLTYNRVSMATRDPKLEPIVSVVQKYLLAAGTYRFVHMYEQGNQDYLKYNLMNRLSTEERAYLDVHRDPENSIPVSIESDNYPMSFYNTKENEWQGIAVDLLVEVEKLTGLHFSYSNNQSADVDEVLGMLRDDKVSMTLELIRSTSRENLYLFGDAPYLVDYYTLISPTDFPGITLSDVPYHQVGLIKGTAYAEIFHEMFPHHTNTVEFANRTDAIAALEKGDLKLLMGTRNLLLNITNYMERTGYNANLVLRRPYESFLGFSRNETLLCSILSKSQSLIDTGRLVDNWTRRVFDYSGALARAQQPWFIGASLLMAIVLALVIMMLLRNRQMAASLERTVAERTHELRERSVELEIQTKAAQVASQAKGEFLARMSHEIRTPLNAIIGMTEIARRARDMEKKDHSLEEIAVASDHLLGILNDVLDMSKIESGKFAIVHDAFDLQEAMEEVANIIVQRCIDKKIQFETEFQGLERIAVMGDKLRLKQVLINLLGNAVKFTPEQGKVVFHVSGGENNGGKIRILFKTEDTGIGMTEVQMGKLFTAFEQADSSISVRFGGTGLGLAISQNMVKLMGGLITVKSTPGLGSVFEFILDMETTAYKMERHGPLKPEERNFAGKHILLTEDIDINREIIKELLADTDVEIHEAEDGAKALGIFSASPVGFYDLIFMDVQMPNMDGYEAAGRIRSLEREDAKIVPIIAMTANAYKEDIDKALASGMNGHLAKPIDMVEVMKSLDKYLGTK